A window of Lysobacter terrestris contains these coding sequences:
- a CDS encoding CBS domain-containing protein, producing MRTVRQLLEAKAPEIFAIAPDAPVIEAIRLMAEKRIGAVLVMEGTRLVGILSERDYARKIVLQGRSSSDTPVSTIMTADVVTVRPDDTADRCMQIVTNERIRHLPVIRGGEVIGVVSIGDLVKAVIEDQQVELDQLQRYIAS from the coding sequence ATGCGTACCGTACGGCAGCTGCTCGAAGCGAAAGCCCCGGAGATCTTCGCGATCGCGCCTGATGCACCGGTGATCGAGGCGATCCGCCTGATGGCGGAAAAACGCATCGGCGCGGTGCTGGTGATGGAGGGGACCCGCCTGGTCGGCATCCTCTCCGAGCGCGATTACGCGAGGAAGATCGTGCTGCAGGGGCGTTCGTCCAGCGACACGCCGGTGAGCACGATCATGACGGCCGATGTCGTCACCGTGCGGCCCGACGACACCGCCGATCGCTGCATGCAGATCGTGACCAACGAGCGGATCCGCCACCTGCCGGTGATCCGCGGCGGGGAAGTGATCGGGGTCGTGTCGATCGGCGACCTGGTGAAGGCGGTGATCGAGGACCAGCAGGTCGAACTCGACCAGTTGCAGCGCTACATCGCCAGCTGA
- the mtgA gene encoding monofunctional biosynthetic peptidoglycan transglycosylase, protein MNAIAAVAPRRRWRSWLWKLPLLFVAVTVLQVLLLRFVDPPFTAFMAARQLEAWGTGDFGFRIAYDWRDLDEISRSVPLAVIASEDQNFANHNGFDFKAIEKARAHNERAEERARRRNKPVQRLRGASTITQQTAKNLFLWRGRGVTRYARKGLEVWYTVLIETLWPKRRIIEVYVNTVELGNGVYGAQAAARTYYRKDAKGLAPAEAARMAAVLPNPRRYSIARPGPYVQRRSNAIQRQMRYMGGPAFLQNID, encoded by the coding sequence ATGAACGCCATCGCGGCCGTCGCGCCGCGCCGGCGCTGGCGCAGCTGGCTGTGGAAGCTGCCACTGCTGTTCGTGGCGGTGACCGTGTTGCAGGTCCTGCTGCTGCGATTCGTCGATCCCCCGTTCACCGCGTTCATGGCCGCTCGGCAGCTGGAAGCGTGGGGGACGGGCGATTTCGGCTTCCGCATCGCTTACGACTGGCGCGATCTCGACGAGATCTCGCGCAGCGTGCCGTTGGCGGTGATCGCCTCGGAAGACCAGAACTTCGCCAACCACAACGGCTTCGACTTCAAGGCGATCGAGAAGGCCCGCGCCCACAACGAGCGGGCCGAGGAACGCGCCCGCAGGCGCAACAAGCCGGTGCAGCGGCTGCGCGGCGCCAGCACCATCACCCAGCAGACGGCCAAGAACCTGTTCCTGTGGCGCGGACGCGGCGTGACCCGCTACGCCCGCAAGGGACTGGAGGTCTGGTACACGGTGCTGATCGAGACGCTCTGGCCCAAGCGCCGCATCATCGAGGTCTACGTCAACACCGTGGAGCTGGGCAATGGCGTGTACGGCGCGCAGGCGGCCGCGCGCACCTATTACCGCAAGGACGCGAAAGGCCTGGCACCGGCGGAAGCGGCGCGCATGGCGGCCGTGCTGCCCAATCCGCGCCGTTACAGCATCGCGCGCCCCGGGCCGTACGTGCAGCGGCGCAGCAACGCCATCCAGCGCCAGATGCGCTACATGGGCGGTCCGGCGTTCCTGCAGAACATCGATTGA
- a CDS encoding peptide chain release factor 3, with protein sequence MSDVSIEALRRRTFAIISHPDAGKTTLTEKLLLFGGAIQMAGSVKGRKAARHATSDWMALEKERGISVTSSVMQFPYEGRIVNLLDTPGHADFGEDTYRVLTAVDSALMVIDVAKGVEERTIKLMEVCRLRDTPIMTFINKLDREGKNPIDLLDEVESVLGIQCAPITWPIGMGQRLKGTVHLITGEVHLYESGRNFTRQDSTIFASIDDPALEARIGAGMLAELREELELVQGASHPFDPAAYLAGKQTPVFFGSAVNNFGVQLLLDFFVEHAPSPKPRATTSREVAPYETHLSGFVFKIQANMDPQHRDRVAFMRICSGKFTAGMKAFHPRTGREVKLANALTFMASDREIAESAWPGDVIGIHNHGTISIGDTFTEGEKIGFTGIPNFAPELFRRARLRDPLKLKQLQKGLAQLSEEGATQFFRPLMSNDLILGAVGVLQFDVVAYRLKDEYGVDASFEQVTVATARWIKCADAKKLEEFRDKNAMNLALDAAGELVYLAPTRVNLQLAQERAPGVEFLATREHAHAVALD encoded by the coding sequence ATGTCCGACGTTTCCATCGAAGCCCTGCGCCGCCGCACGTTCGCGATCATTTCGCACCCCGACGCCGGCAAGACCACGCTCACCGAGAAGCTGCTGCTGTTCGGCGGCGCGATCCAGATGGCCGGCTCGGTCAAGGGCCGCAAGGCCGCGCGCCACGCGACCTCCGACTGGATGGCGCTGGAAAAGGAACGCGGCATCTCGGTGACCTCGTCGGTAATGCAGTTCCCGTACGAAGGCCGCATCGTCAACCTGCTCGACACGCCCGGCCACGCCGACTTCGGCGAGGACACCTACCGCGTGCTCACCGCGGTCGACTCGGCGCTGATGGTCATCGACGTGGCCAAGGGCGTCGAGGAACGCACGATCAAGCTGATGGAGGTGTGCCGCCTGCGCGACACGCCGATCATGACCTTCATCAACAAGCTCGACCGCGAGGGCAAGAACCCGATCGACCTGCTGGATGAAGTCGAAAGCGTGCTAGGCATCCAGTGCGCGCCGATCACCTGGCCGATCGGCATGGGCCAGCGCCTCAAGGGCACCGTGCACCTGATCACCGGCGAAGTGCACCTGTACGAATCGGGCCGCAACTTCACCCGCCAGGACTCGACCATCTTCGCCTCGATCGACGATCCGGCCCTGGAGGCGCGCATCGGCGCCGGGATGCTCGCCGAGCTGCGCGAGGAACTCGAGCTCGTGCAGGGCGCGTCCCACCCGTTCGACCCGGCCGCCTACCTCGCCGGCAAGCAGACCCCGGTGTTCTTCGGCTCGGCGGTGAACAACTTCGGCGTGCAGTTGCTGCTGGATTTCTTCGTCGAACACGCGCCCTCGCCGAAGCCGCGCGCGACGACCTCGCGCGAGGTCGCACCGTACGAAACCCACCTGTCCGGCTTCGTGTTCAAGATCCAGGCGAACATGGACCCGCAGCACCGCGACCGCGTCGCGTTCATGCGCATCTGCTCGGGCAAGTTCACCGCCGGCATGAAGGCCTTCCATCCGCGCACCGGCAGGGAAGTGAAGCTGGCCAACGCGCTGACCTTCATGGCCAGCGATCGCGAAATCGCCGAGAGCGCGTGGCCCGGCGACGTGATCGGCATCCACAACCACGGCACCATTTCCATCGGCGACACCTTCACCGAAGGCGAGAAGATCGGCTTCACCGGCATCCCCAACTTCGCCCCGGAACTGTTCCGCCGCGCGCGCCTGCGCGATCCGCTCAAGCTCAAGCAGTTGCAGAAGGGCCTGGCCCAGCTGTCGGAAGAAGGCGCGACGCAGTTCTTCCGCCCGCTGATGTCCAACGACCTGATCCTCGGCGCGGTCGGCGTGCTGCAGTTCGACGTTGTCGCCTACCGCTTGAAGGACGAATACGGCGTGGATGCGAGCTTCGAGCAGGTAACCGTCGCCACGGCGCGCTGGATCAAGTGCGCGGACGCGAAGAAGCTCGAGGAATTCCGCGACAAGAACGCGATGAACCTCGCGCTCGACGCCGCCGGCGAGCTGGTCTACCTCGCGCCGACGCGGGTCAACCTGCAACTGGCGCAGGAACGCGCCCCGGGCGTGGAGTTCCTGGCCACCCGCGAGCATGCGCACGCGGTGGCGCTGGACTGA
- a CDS encoding sulfotransferase family 2 domain-containing protein yields MVIVRASVRRLEQMLFARTKPHRIIRSPFPAACRMIISHQHRFVFAAIPKTGTHSVRQALREHMSAEDLEQVGLFVNKRFPFEELAAIKHGHITLQQIRPYMGEEAFAGYLKFAFVRNPFDRFVSYCAFMTRANDAFGRDPQGVMRHILFQVRPLQHILFVPQHTFVTDDEGRMLADMVGRVEDMQTSYDAICARLGIPSRPLDQVNSSRRGSYRDYYDQELIDGVTELYGRDLDLFGYQF; encoded by the coding sequence ATGGTCATCGTCCGAGCATCGGTCCGCCGCCTGGAGCAAATGCTCTTCGCCCGGACCAAGCCCCACCGTATCATCCGGTCTCCCTTTCCCGCAGCCTGCCGCATGATCATTTCGCACCAGCACCGTTTCGTCTTCGCCGCCATTCCGAAGACCGGGACCCATTCGGTGCGACAGGCCCTGCGCGAACACATGAGCGCGGAGGACCTCGAGCAGGTCGGCTTGTTCGTCAACAAGCGCTTCCCGTTCGAGGAACTGGCCGCGATCAAGCACGGGCACATCACCCTGCAGCAGATCCGCCCGTACATGGGCGAGGAAGCGTTCGCCGGCTACCTGAAGTTCGCCTTCGTCCGTAATCCGTTCGACCGCTTCGTCTCCTATTGCGCCTTCATGACCCGCGCGAACGACGCGTTTGGGCGCGACCCGCAGGGGGTGATGCGGCACATCCTGTTCCAGGTGCGGCCGCTGCAGCACATCCTCTTCGTGCCGCAGCACACGTTCGTGACCGACGACGAAGGGCGGATGCTGGCCGACATGGTCGGGCGGGTCGAGGACATGCAGACGTCCTACGACGCCATCTGCGCGCGCCTGGGCATCCCGTCCCGGCCGCTGGACCAGGTGAACAGCTCGCGGCGGGGGAGTTATCGGGACTACTATGACCAGGAGTTGATCGACGGCGTCACCGAGCTGTACGGCCGCGATCTGGACCTGTTCGGTTACCAGTTCTGA
- the hslO gene encoding Hsp33 family molecular chaperone HslO encodes MKNDADRDQLSRFLIEGAGVRGVRVHLQDTWQQIRSREDYPAAAAEMLGEAAAAAALFTGHAKVDGRLSVQLRGHGALRTLFAECTAAGTLRGIAQLAEEGTVSRDLRELGPDAVLAITIENPSRDGRDPLRYQGMVALESDSLAGAFEDYFRRSEQLPTRLLLAANDTAAAGLMLQKLPGDEGDDDGWVRASALFDTLQPNELLEWSSEQLVTRLFHEDGVQLLGGRPLSFACSCSRERVEAMLTSLGEEEAHAALADGEAVVRCEFCGESYRFSPTQIAGLFTARPDLQPAPERTQ; translated from the coding sequence ATGAAGAACGACGCAGACCGTGACCAGTTGAGCCGCTTCCTGATCGAGGGCGCCGGCGTCCGCGGCGTGCGCGTGCACCTGCAGGACACCTGGCAGCAGATCCGTTCCCGCGAGGACTACCCCGCCGCCGCCGCGGAAATGCTGGGCGAAGCCGCCGCCGCGGCCGCGCTCTTCACCGGCCACGCCAAGGTGGACGGCCGCCTGTCCGTGCAGCTGCGCGGCCACGGCGCCCTGCGCACCCTGTTCGCGGAATGCACCGCTGCCGGCACGCTGCGCGGTATCGCCCAGCTCGCCGAGGAAGGCACGGTCTCGCGCGACCTGCGCGAACTCGGCCCGGACGCGGTGCTCGCCATCACCATCGAGAACCCCTCGCGGGACGGCCGCGACCCGCTCCGCTACCAGGGCATGGTCGCGCTGGAGTCCGATTCGCTCGCCGGCGCCTTCGAGGACTACTTCCGCCGTTCCGAGCAGCTCCCCACCCGCCTGCTGCTCGCCGCCAACGACACCGCCGCGGCCGGCCTGATGCTGCAGAAACTGCCGGGCGACGAAGGCGACGACGACGGCTGGGTCCGCGCCAGCGCCCTGTTCGACACCCTGCAACCCAACGAGCTGCTGGAATGGAGCAGCGAACAGCTGGTCACCCGCCTGTTCCACGAGGACGGAGTACAACTGCTTGGCGGCCGCCCCCTGTCCTTCGCCTGCTCCTGCTCGCGCGAGCGGGTGGAGGCCATGCTCACCTCCCTGGGCGAAGAAGAGGCCCACGCGGCCCTGGCCGACGGCGAGGCGGTGGTGCGTTGTGAGTTCTGCGGGGAGTCCTATCGCTTCAGTCCGACGCAGATCGCGGGATTGTTCACGGCCCGGCCGGACCTCCAGCCGGCACCGGAACGGACCCAGTAA
- a CDS encoding peptidoglycan DD-metalloendopeptidase family protein, producing the protein MSVLRCRAVVLATVLACGLAPGVHAAKVYKWTDRNGVTHYGDSAPEGSNPAVKAGSVQIIPVAAEPSAVARLRVEASEGRYLAFADNNLAGPIEVQLQARGGGMQSDPPLPARATVPARGTTLVAVLDGTRGGELLMDSLPGDPSARPRDYEYVLPLQQRALRIDQGFGGSFSHNDQQNRYAVDFAADIGTPVLAAREGVVMQVENDFAKAGLNRERYGGRANFIRILHDDGTMALYAHLKSEGAMVRVGQRVRAGQQIGLSGNTGFTTGPHLHFVVQVNRGMKLESLPFRMRGPTGPLRIAGGAGH; encoded by the coding sequence ATGAGCGTCCTGCGCTGCCGCGCCGTCGTCCTGGCCACCGTGCTGGCTTGCGGCCTCGCGCCGGGAGTCCACGCCGCCAAGGTCTACAAGTGGACCGACCGCAACGGCGTCACCCACTACGGCGACAGCGCGCCGGAAGGCAGCAACCCGGCCGTGAAGGCGGGATCCGTGCAGATCATCCCCGTCGCCGCCGAACCCAGCGCGGTCGCGCGGTTGCGCGTGGAAGCGAGCGAAGGCCGCTACCTGGCCTTCGCCGACAACAACCTCGCCGGGCCGATCGAAGTGCAGCTGCAGGCGCGCGGCGGCGGCATGCAGAGCGACCCGCCACTGCCCGCGCGGGCGACGGTGCCGGCGCGCGGAACCACCCTGGTGGCCGTGCTCGACGGCACCCGCGGCGGTGAACTGCTGATGGACAGCCTGCCCGGCGACCCCAGCGCGCGTCCACGCGACTACGAATACGTGCTGCCGCTGCAGCAGCGCGCCCTGCGCATCGACCAGGGCTTCGGTGGCAGCTTCAGCCACAACGACCAGCAGAACCGCTACGCCGTCGACTTCGCGGCCGACATCGGCACGCCGGTGCTGGCCGCGCGCGAAGGCGTGGTGATGCAGGTCGAGAACGATTTCGCCAAGGCCGGCCTCAACCGCGAGCGCTACGGCGGCCGCGCCAACTTCATCCGCATCCTGCACGACGACGGCACCATGGCGCTGTACGCGCACCTCAAGTCCGAGGGCGCGATGGTGCGCGTGGGCCAGCGCGTCCGCGCCGGCCAGCAGATCGGGCTGTCCGGCAACACCGGCTTCACCACCGGGCCACACCTGCACTTCGTGGTCCAGGTGAACCGGGGCATGAAGCTGGAATCGCTGCCGTTCCGCATGCGCGGACCGACGGGCCCATTGCGGATTGCGGGCGGCGCGGGCCACTAG
- a CDS encoding aspartyl/asparaginyl beta-hydroxylase domain-containing protein yields MQATSPGLDIQPNPRKTTSARQLGAIDIARLREAVLAIPEAQWDAENADKPNRFEALDRTRHIVFRFVSNFRDWRQSYDRPLWAQWQPLLEPVLAQATRDYGYARGVFPRVMLARMAPGGVIKPHRDMNPAAKWPHKIHVPLLTNDQVTFFIDGVGYHFPEGEAVEVSNMAVHAVENAGPTDRIHLIFEYYDPDQPEPAWLAAMK; encoded by the coding sequence ATGCAAGCGACCAGCCCCGGCTTGGACATCCAGCCCAACCCGCGCAAGACCACCTCGGCACGCCAGCTGGGCGCGATCGACATCGCGCGCCTGCGCGAGGCGGTCCTCGCCATCCCGGAAGCGCAGTGGGATGCCGAGAATGCCGACAAGCCCAACCGTTTCGAGGCGCTGGATCGCACCCGCCACATCGTCTTCCGCTTCGTCAGCAACTTCCGCGACTGGCGCCAGTCCTACGACCGCCCGCTGTGGGCGCAATGGCAGCCGCTGCTGGAGCCGGTGCTCGCGCAGGCGACGCGTGATTACGGTTATGCGCGCGGGGTGTTTCCGCGGGTGATGCTGGCGCGGATGGCGCCCGGTGGCGTGATCAAGCCGCACCGCGACATGAATCCCGCGGCGAAGTGGCCGCACAAGATCCACGTGCCGCTGCTGACCAATGACCAGGTCACTTTCTTCATCGACGGCGTCGGCTACCACTTCCCCGAAGGCGAGGCGGTCGAGGTCAGCAACATGGCCGTGCATGCGGTCGAGAATGCCGGGCCGACCGATCGCATCCACCTCATCTTCGAGTACTACGATCCCGACCAGCCAGAGCCCGCGTGGTTGGCGGCGATGAAATGA
- a CDS encoding glycosyltransferase family 2 protein, with product MTRDLLTVVVAAFNEAQALPLLHPRLRAVLDGMPDVEGRVLYVDDGSRDATWAVLQRLAEQDPRVGLLRLSRNFGKEAALTAGLDHVEAGAALILDADGQDPPELIPQFVAKWREGYDDVHGTRIEREGESWLKRSTAHAFYRVIGRLSHTPIPADTGDFRLLSPRSLAALRQLRERHRFMKGLFGWVGFNTTAIPYHREARAAGSSKFNLWRLWNFALEGITSFSTAPLRLATYCGLMTAAVAFAYASWIVVKALLWGDPVAGWPTMMAVILFLGGVQLIALGLIGEYLGRLYEEAKQRPLYLVDAWKPAAGVFSASSVAIEGESHAYRTAAARSESPGDLRDRA from the coding sequence ATGACCCGTGACCTGCTCACCGTCGTCGTGGCGGCCTTCAACGAAGCCCAGGCATTGCCGTTGCTGCATCCGCGGCTGCGCGCGGTGCTCGACGGCATGCCCGACGTGGAGGGGCGCGTGCTGTATGTCGACGACGGCAGCCGCGACGCCACTTGGGCGGTGCTGCAGCGGCTGGCCGAGCAGGACCCGCGCGTGGGCCTGTTGCGGCTCTCGCGCAACTTCGGCAAGGAAGCCGCGCTGACCGCCGGCCTGGACCACGTCGAAGCTGGCGCGGCGCTGATCCTCGACGCCGACGGGCAGGACCCGCCGGAGCTCATTCCGCAGTTCGTCGCCAAGTGGCGCGAAGGCTACGACGACGTCCACGGCACCCGCATCGAGCGCGAAGGCGAAAGCTGGCTCAAGCGCAGCACCGCGCACGCGTTCTACCGCGTGATCGGGCGCCTGTCGCATACGCCGATTCCCGCCGACACCGGCGACTTCCGCCTGCTTTCGCCGCGATCACTGGCCGCGCTGCGGCAGCTGCGCGAACGCCACCGTTTCATGAAGGGGCTGTTCGGCTGGGTGGGTTTCAACACCACCGCGATCCCGTACCACCGCGAAGCGCGCGCCGCCGGCAGCAGCAAGTTCAACCTGTGGCGGCTGTGGAACTTCGCCCTTGAGGGCATCACCAGTTTCTCGACCGCGCCGCTGCGCCTGGCAACCTACTGCGGCCTGATGACGGCGGCCGTTGCGTTCGCTTATGCGTCGTGGATCGTGGTCAAAGCGCTGCTGTGGGGCGACCCGGTGGCGGGCTGGCCGACCATGATGGCGGTCATCCTGTTCCTGGGCGGCGTGCAGCTCATCGCGCTCGGCCTGATCGGCGAATACCTCGGGCGGCTGTACGAGGAAGCCAAGCAACGGCCGCTGTACCTCGTCGATGCCTGGAAGCCGGCCGCAGGAGTATTCTCTGCCTCATCCGTCGCCATCGAAGGAGAGAGCCATGCGTACCGTACGGCAGCTGCTCGAAGCGAAAGCCCCGGAGATCTTCGCGATCGCGCCTGA
- the trhA gene encoding PAQR family membrane homeostasis protein TrhA — MTMAPSPHAIREEFANALTHGLGATAALAGGAVLVTLAALWGDAWQLGGAIVFGVCLLLLYIASTLYHAIQHPVTKARLKVFDHCAIYLLIAGTYTPFTLVGLRGPLGWWIFAAIWTLALAGVVFKLFFTGRFKLLSTLIYVAMGWLVLVAIVPVFRALDGWTFGWLLAGGACYTLGTFFYHRPSMRYSHAVWHMFVIAGSVCHYVSVMAQVVPAV, encoded by the coding sequence ATGACCATGGCCCCCTCCCCCCACGCCATCCGCGAAGAGTTCGCCAACGCGCTCACCCATGGCCTCGGCGCGACGGCCGCGTTGGCCGGCGGCGCCGTGCTCGTCACGCTCGCCGCCCTGTGGGGCGACGCCTGGCAGCTCGGGGGCGCGATCGTCTTCGGCGTGTGCCTGTTGCTGCTGTACATCGCCTCGACGCTGTACCACGCGATCCAGCACCCGGTGACGAAAGCACGGCTGAAGGTCTTCGACCACTGCGCGATCTACCTGCTGATCGCCGGGACCTACACGCCCTTCACCCTGGTCGGGCTGCGTGGCCCGCTGGGCTGGTGGATCTTCGCGGCGATCTGGACGCTGGCGCTGGCCGGCGTGGTGTTCAAGCTGTTCTTCACCGGCCGCTTCAAGCTGCTCTCCACCCTCATCTACGTCGCGATGGGCTGGCTGGTGCTGGTGGCGATCGTGCCGGTGTTCCGCGCCCTCGACGGCTGGACGTTCGGCTGGTTGCTGGCCGGCGGTGCCTGCTACACGCTCGGCACGTTCTTCTACCATCGCCCGTCGATGCGCTACTCGCACGCGGTGTGGCACATGTTCGTGATCGCGGGCAGCGTGTGCCACTACGTTTCCGTAATGGCGCAGGTGGTGCCGGCGGTTTGA
- a CDS encoding XOO1806 family protein — MLAFGAATGAHAQSADWKTDATLLPVWNTNGKLEAVLQLEPSITPVAGARWRAGGNTLDAAFGVAAGDTLGLVCDRKNGLATTIGNLANHCMLATLDNDGSDRQFNAGASLTRGSGRVGLSLGNGRETLPAWLSPNSRASKLDQNSLTLYGQKNIGREATVSIGGTLARARLIPAGDIPSQVADRWTTKTFTVGAGLGNFGANIIGRVIDTPGVPGQWSGLGLGLTWRTPWSGQLTVGAENVVTRGKNPFAPSEQDEGTVPYVRYEQDL; from the coding sequence CTGCTCGCCTTCGGCGCAGCAACGGGCGCGCATGCGCAGTCGGCGGACTGGAAGACCGACGCGACCCTTCTGCCGGTCTGGAACACCAACGGCAAGCTTGAAGCCGTCCTGCAACTCGAACCCAGCATCACCCCCGTGGCCGGCGCCCGCTGGCGCGCGGGCGGCAACACCCTGGACGCCGCGTTCGGCGTCGCCGCCGGCGACACCCTGGGCCTGGTGTGCGACCGCAAGAACGGGCTCGCCACCACCATTGGCAATCTCGCCAACCATTGCATGCTGGCCACGCTCGACAACGACGGCAGCGACCGTCAGTTCAACGCCGGCGCGAGCCTGACCCGTGGAAGCGGCCGCGTCGGCCTGTCCCTGGGCAATGGGCGCGAAACCCTGCCCGCCTGGCTCAGCCCCAACAGCCGGGCCAGCAAGCTCGACCAGAACAGCCTTACCCTTTACGGCCAGAAGAACATCGGCCGCGAAGCGACCGTGTCCATCGGCGGCACGCTCGCCCGCGCTCGCCTGATCCCGGCCGGCGACATTCCGTCGCAGGTCGCCGATCGCTGGACCACCAAGACGTTCACCGTCGGCGCCGGTCTCGGCAACTTTGGCGCGAACATCATCGGCCGCGTCATCGACACCCCCGGCGTCCCCGGGCAGTGGAGCGGCTTGGGACTTGGCCTGACTTGGCGCACCCCGTGGAGCGGACAGCTCACCGTCGGCGCCGAAAACGTCGTGACCCGCGGCAAGAACCCCTTCGCGCCCAGCGAACAGGACGAGGGCACCGTGCCCTACGTCCGGTACGAGCAAGACCTCTAA